In Chondrinema litorale, the DNA window TTACACCGGCTTCGTAATTTTGAACTTCTTCTGGTTCCACATTGGTAAATGCGGCACTGCCATCTTCATTGGCTAGTAAATCGTCTTCACCATTAAACAAATCGTTACGAGTAGGTTCTCTGCCAGAAGTTCCAAAACTTGCGTAAATACTTGTTTCTTCATCTAAGAAATAGCTTACACCCACTTTTGGATTGATAAAATTCCAACTAATTTGCTCGAAATCAACAGAACCTTCGTAATCGAAATTGGTGTGTCTATATTGCACATCACCAAATAGTACAAAGTTATTGATTGAATATCTGGTCTTAACAAAAGTGCTAAATTCATTTTTGTAACCAGTATTTTCATACAGTTTTCCTAGTGATCTTTCTGAACCTATATGTCTCCGGTTAAAGGTATTTAAATGGATACCTGCATCTATTTTAAGGTTGTCTAAATACCAATTGATGTTACTGAAATAGCCAATAAAATTATGTCTAAAATCGTAGTTGTACATCTCTTCGGTTGATGGAAAACCAAGGAAATTATTCAAGTCAAAATCGTAATTGCCATCCAGAAAATTATAGTACACCGTGTTGTTAAGCACTAAGTTTTTATCAAGCGTCCAAGAGTGTTGTAGGCTCATTAAACCTTGTAAAAAGTTATCGTGTTCATCTGAGTCTGCATTGGTTCTAGGCTCTTTGTAAATTGTGTCGAGTGGTACACCGATCCAAGCTAATTCATTTTTTTGATTACCAATAAAGCCAGTAAATTTTAATTGATGCTTTTCTTTAAAAAGACCTGCACTCAAAAAAGCAGAGTTTGACTCATTACCAGAATGGTACTTATAACCATCTGAGTTAAGGTGAGAAACTCTAGCATAAATGGCCTTATTGTTTTGTAAACCACTATTGTACTCAGCAAAAAGCCTATAAGTATTAAATGAGCCATAGTTAGCACCCACTACCATCGACTGCTTAGCCAGCAAATTTGGAGATTGAAAATTGATGCTTCCTGCATAACTGGCTACTCCATTTGTACTTGTACCAACTCCACGCTGAATTTGAATAGAATTGATTGAGTTAAAGAAATCTGGATAATTGGAGAAATAAGCTCCTTGATCTTCAGGCTCGTTTAGTGGAATTCCATCCAAAGTCATATTTACCCTAGTTTGGTCGATACCTCTCAACCTAAAGTATGAGTAACCTTGGTAGTTTCCTGCATCAGAATAAGAATTGATGGATGGAGTATAGCTTAAAATAATAGATGGCTCTTGCCCAGTGTTTAACAAATCAATCTCTTTTTTAGAGATGTTTTTATAGGTAACCGGTGTGCTTTCGTAAGCTCTGTAAGCTTGAATTGTTGTTTCCTTCAGAAAGATGGTATCTGTTGGCTCATTGGTAATCACAATATCATCACTTTGGCTATAACTTGCCAGTGAGACTAACACTAGTAAAAATGTAAATATGTTTTTCATTAGATTTCGAAGTTAAAACCACTGCTTTGCAGCTCGTTGTATTTCTTTTTGTCGAACATTAAATATCTAGGGGCTCTGTGGGGTACATTTTCCATTTTCTCATTTAGCTGTGTTAAAAGCCCCGTTTTCATCATTTTGTTACTGAAATTCCGGCGATCAAATTTTACATCTAGTATAGATTCATAAAGTAATTGTAATTGGGGCATGGTAAATTTTTTATCGAGTAGTTCGAACCCAATTGGCTGATACCTAATTTTCCCTTTAATTCTGTTTTGTGCAATGCGAAGAATTAAATCGTGGTCGAAAGCTAGAGCAGGAATGTCTTTAATTTTAAACCACTGAGCTTTTATGGCATCATCACCAGCGAGTAATTGGTAGTCTGAAGTTTTTACCAAAGCAAAAAAAGCGATGCTAATTACTCTGCCTCTAGGATCTCGGTTAACATCACTAAAAGTGTAAAGCTGTTCAATAAACACGTCTTTTATTCCTGTTTCTTCAGACAGTTCACGTTTAGCACCTTCTTCTGCACTTTCATCCATTTGCACGAAACCACCCGGAAAAGCCCATTTTCCTTTGTATGGTTCAATACCTCTCTCAATAAGCAAAATATTGAGATCGACACCATCAAAACCAAAAATTACACAGTCTGTAGTAACTGATGGTCTGGGATATTCATAACAATATTTTTTTGAATCCATAATTTCAATGTGTTATATAAACACAAAGTAAAATGGATAAAATGATAAATCCTAATTCTTTGTGTTTTATTTACACATTGATAAGTTGGCTAAGTTATAACAGTGTGCACAGTAAGTTTGGGAGGTGTTTTTATAGGAGTTAAGTTATAATTTTATTAAATTGGTTTACACTAATTACACCTCAATAGCAAATGTTTGATTCGTATAAACACTTCTTAGAAACTCCGGGATACCATAAAATTATTGGAGAAGATTATCTGATTGTAGAATTCAAATGTCCGATTAAGGAAGAACTATTTGATGCTTGGTCTGAATGCCACAGTGTAATATATGTGCTAAATGGACAAAAAAAATGGATTACACCATCTAATGAGTTTTTGGTGAAAGAAGATCAATCCATTTTTGTGAGAAAGGGTGCTTTTAAAAATCAACAGTATTTTGAAGAGAGTTTTTGTGTTTTGATGTTTTTTATGAAGGATGATTTTATTAAAAGGTGTATGGATAGCGACATTGAGAAAGAAATGACGGCTTTGCAAAGGGTAGACCATCCAGAGTTTATCTATAGAATAAATGTGGAAGAAAGTTTACGAGTGTTGTATCATTCCTTTTTTTCTTATCTCAAACAACCGCAGGAAATTCCCCAGAAAATTATAGAATTAAAATTTAGGGAGATGTTGATGAACATTTGTCTAGATCCGGGAAATAGAGAAATTAAAAATGTGCTATATACGCTGGCATCAAACTCTGGTTATACTATTGAACAAGTAATGGAAGAACAGTATATCTACAACCTAAAAGTGGAAGAATATGCCAGACTTTGTGGAAAAAGCGCATCATCATTTAAGAGATATTTTAAAAAGGTGTATGATACAACGCCCGCCAAATGGTTGCAAACAAAGAGGTTAAACCTTGCTCGTGAATTGCTGCTCTCTACAGATTTTACAGTGCAGGAAATTTGTTACGATTGCGGTTTCGAAAGCGATTCTCATTTTATCCGAAGTTTTAAGGCAGAATATGGAGTTACGCCAAATGCTTGGCGAGTTAGCAAAACACAAACAGTTTAAAAGAAAAGTATCCATCAATAACAAACTCAGTCATTGGTGGATACTTTTATGAATTTTTCTATATCAGTTGATTTTCTTCTTGCGATTTTTTTAGCTTTTTCCAAGCGGAATGTCCGCCTTCTAAGTTGTAAACTCGTTTCACTCCGTTTTCCTGCGCATGTATAGCTGCCATGTAAGACATTACACCACCTGTACAAGCAAATAAGAAGGGACCTTCGCCATTCAAAATAGACTCCGGTTTTTGCTTTCTTTGGTCAATCTGTTTTTTAACTTCATCTAAAGGAATATTAATCGCAGTAGGGATTTCTCCTTGACTTTCAATTCCTTGTGGAGGTCTTACATCGATGATGGTAAACTCTCCTTTGGCTATTACTTCGTCTAGTTGTGCTGAAGTAATTTGCTCAATAATTTCATTAGAATAGTGAACTTTTGATTTTTTATCTTCCATGATATTATGCTTTAAAATTGGATAGAATGTTAAATAGAGATAGTTTCTGCGCCTTCAAGAATTAGTTGGTGCAATGCTGGTGAACCGACCAATTCTACTTGATCGATTAAATCTTCGGGTGTGTAGCCTCTTACAGCCGAACAAGGTGGACAAACCATAATTCTACATCTGTTTTCTATAACAGTTTCGATCATGTCTTTCATGGTTGGGTCTTTGGGGTTGAGATGTGCGTGATTGTAAGCGCCTTTTCTTACCCAATCTACACCTGAACTTACCAAGAAGATGCTTACTTCTAATCCGCTTTTAATACCTCCATTGGCGATGCTCCATGCTACAGATGCTCTTTCGTCGTCCATTCCTTTGCTGATCAATACTACTACTTTCTTTTTTGTGCTCATGATTTCTATATTTTTTTTAATGATTATATTACAAAGTAAGCGGGATTGAAGCAGACCGGGTGTCCTGTAAGGTTCAAGGAATTGACTGAGAAGGTCAGTTTGAAAAAATTGCTAAAAATTGTAAGAAAGGTATCTAAAAGTGAATACTACTAATAATTAATATCACTATTTATAGTTAGTAATAGTATAATTCTAATATACTTTTAAGCTAAACTATAAAACACTAGAAAATTGAAATATTTATATAGCACATTACTACTTCTATTTATTCTTTCTGTTCAAAAGGCATCATTACTACATGCACAAAATTTCTATTTGACAGGTGGCGTAAACTTTTCAAAATTGGCACAATACAAAGAAGACCAAGCATTAGAACCAAATAGGTTATTAAGACCTGGGTTTAGTATTGGCTCAACGGTAGATTTAAAAATAAGTGAGAAACTTTCATTTATGCCAAGTTTACTTTTTTCATTAAAAAGAGAAACACAAGAAATAAATTATTACTTACCAGCATCTTTTTTTGATGAAAATGATGAGTTAGGAGTCGTGAATGTCGGATATAAATCATCGATTAATGAATTTTATTTAGATGTGCCCTTACCTTTAAAAATGAAATTACCCATAGGGAAATTAGATTTTTATGGTATAGCTGGTCCTTATCTAGGTTTTTTTTTATTTGAATCTTCAAAAACTGAATATGATCCTAATCTAGCATCATTAGAAACTGAAGAATTACAAAGTGAGCCTTTTTCGAATAGGTTAGACTATGGGATTAAGTTAGGGGCAGGCTTAGATTTAAAATCATATTTAGTTCAAGTTTCTTATGATTATGGACTTTATCGTAAAATGAAATATGAATTTGAAGATTTTGATGTCACACAAACATTAAGAAACTCATTTCTGAATTTTACTTTTGCCTATAAGCTATAGGTTAATTTAAATGGCAAAGTAGAATATAATTCACTTTGCCATTTCTGAATAGTTTTATGGTTAATGAGGTTTTGGGCTTCTTTGCAAATTATTTATACTGACTCTCATATCGTAGATTTTCCCTTTAAAAACATTCACCTCACCATTCGGTAAAATTCGATCTCGTACTAATCCACAAGAAAAATACCCCGGTTGTATTTTGGTATAGTCTTCTTTGAATTCAGATGTTAAAACCTCTTTATCATTATATTTCAGTGTCAACTTTCCTGCTTGCGTCAACCTTAATAATAAATGCCCTTTAGTCTCATCTAAAGTTTTGCTTTCTAGCTTTTGCCCATTTTTCAGGTTAATTCCAATTTTATTATTTTGAGCAAAAAGATGAAACCTACCGAAGTAATCGCAAAGCACTCCATTTTGCTCTAAACCATCTATATAGGCAGATATATAAAGCGTATCTGGGTTCCATTTGGTTCTATCAAAAGATTGATTGCTTACACTCAAATTTTGTTCAACTTGGTAAGATCTATCGAAGAAAGTAGGTAAACTGCCATGCAAAATCATGCTTTCAGATTCTCCTTGCTTTTGAAGTTCATCTTCTAAGATTTGTTGTAACTCTTTAAGCTTTTGGGCATGATCCGGCTGCTTAACCAAATTGTTAAGCTCCCACGTATCTGAATTAATGTCGTACAACTCTTCCGGAGGTCTGTAACTGTAGCGATGTAATAAACTCTTTGTCGCTTCATCTTTCATTGCCTTTTCTATCCAAGAGTCAAAATAAAAATGATCTTGCTCTACTTTGTCTATATGTGTGATAAAACGTACTCCCGGAAAGTAGTTTTTAATGTAGTGAAAGCCTTCTTTAGTGATGATAGTCCGTGAGGGAACATAGTTATACCAAAAGTGTGGCTCTACAGAAGTTTCGGCAAATGCATACTCTCTGTGTTCTTCTTTGTTTCCTAGCAATACATCTTTAAAACTGTTACCATCTAATTCTGACACAGCTTCACCGCCTGCCAAGTCGATAAGTGTAGGAGTGAGGTCGGTTAAAGAAATGAGTGCATCAGAAACAGCTCCCTTTTTAATTCTCTCTGGCCAACGAACTACAAAAGGAATATTTAAGCCTTGTTTGTAAGTTGTCCATTTTGCAGATGGAAACTGAGGCCCTTGGTCAGAGAAAAACATAAATACAGTGTTATCTTGCTGACCTGTATCGTCTAAAGCATGCATGAGCTCTCCAAGCAAATTATCAGCAGCAGAAATACTTTGGTAGTAAGCAGCCAAGGCTTCTCTTGTAGCTTCTGTGTCTACCAGATATTTTGGAAGAGTGAGTTTCTTCGGATCAAAGTCTTCATTATTGAGCCAAGGTACATGAGGTAACCAAGTTGAGACAATCAAACAGATTGGTTGTTCACCCTCTTTTTTAAAGTTGTATTTAATAAACTGACTGCTTATATGTTGTGGGTCGTCTCGGTTACTAACTGGAAAATATTTACCAAAATACTCACCTATGTGTTCAAAATCAGGTTGTGGGTAAACATCTACCTTACCTGCAATTACTACCCGATAGCCTAATTTCTTTAAATAATCAGGTAGTGTTTTTGTGTTGGGTTGTAAGGCAAAATGGTTCATTTGCGAACCATTTCTAAAAGGATAAAGCCCTGTAAACATATTACTTCTCGAAGGTGCACACATAGGAGTAGCCGCGTAGGCAGAGGTAAAACGTATACCTTCATTTGCCAATCTGTCCATATTGGGCGTGTGTACATCTCGGTTTCCATAACACCCTACATCCATCTGACTTTGATCGTCGCTGATGAATATAATAATGTTTGGCTTAGTTTGCTGCGCCAGTAGATAGGGCGCGTTCATCATAATAAAAAAAATTGTTAATTGTAAATTTAGCTTGTATTTCATAGACTAAATATAAGCTATTTAGCCATTTACAAAAATTGATGTTTTATTCAGGTAGCAGAATCGTGTGAGGAATGTGTATAATGTTATATAGGTTTCGGGGAAATTGATAGAATAAAAAACGTGAGGAGTTAAACTCCCCACGTACAGAGTTAGTCTTTTAAGAATACTTCAATTACAGGAATTTCAATTTCAGGTTTTGTAACTGGTAATTTTAGGTTAATGTCATTTTCGCCAAATGATTGTTTTACCAACCAGTGGCTATATGGCTCTGTGATTTTTATTTCTGAAGCATCGTGTAAAAACTGTGCATACTTGATTTTGTCTTTGTAGTCTTTTAATAAGAAGTTCTCCAAAGGATAATCTAGTAAATGGATGTATAATCTATTGTTTTTAGGATTGTATGTCAAAATGGTGTTTGGTGGAGCAACAAATCCTTCTGGTGCTTGCGTACATTCGTAGATCGATCTGCTATTAAATTTCATCCATTCGCCCATTGCATTTAAGGCTTGGTCTACACGTGGATCAAACTTTCCTCTACCAGTTGGGCCAACGTTTAACAATACGTTACCGCCTTTGCTAACAGATTCAATTAACAAGGTAAGTAATTGTCTGGTGTTTTTCCAAGTATATTCGTCTCTGTAATATCCCCAAGAGCCTGAAAATGTCTGGCAAGTTTCCCAAGGAACTCTTTTGCCATTATACTCAATCCACTTATCTGCTTTAAACTGCTCCGGTGTAGTAAAATCCCAACCTCCAGCATAGTCTTTAAGGTCTGCACGATCATTAACAATAATTTCTGGTTGTAATTCGCGAACCATTTTCATTAATTCTACAGAACCCCAGTCGTCTCTAAATTTTCCGTGTGGGTTAGGGAAAGAATAATCTAACCACAATAGATCGATTTTGCCATAACTAGTAAGAATCTCTTTCACCTGATTTTTCAAATACTCGCGGTAAATATTCATATCGCGGTCTTTGTTCAGTTTTTTATAATCGGCTTCATCCTCAGGACTTAGTGGATGGTTTCTATCTATAGCATATTCCGGATGGTGCCAGTCTAACAAAGAATAATAGAATCCGATTTTTAAACCTTCTTTTCTAAATGCATCCACCCATTCTTGAATCGCATCTTTACCATAAGGAGTATTGGTGATTTTGTAATCTGTGTACTCCGAGTCGAAGAGGGTAAAACCTTCGTGGTGTTTGGTGGTAATTACTGCATATTTCATCCCTGCTTCTTTTGCCTTTCTAGCCCATTCGCTTGGATCGTACAAGTCAGGATTAAAAATTTC includes these proteins:
- a CDS encoding porin family protein, which produces MKYLYSTLLLLFILSVQKASLLHAQNFYLTGGVNFSKLAQYKEDQALEPNRLLRPGFSIGSTVDLKISEKLSFMPSLLFSLKRETQEINYYLPASFFDENDELGVVNVGYKSSINEFYLDVPLPLKMKLPIGKLDFYGIAGPYLGFFLFESSKTEYDPNLASLETEELQSEPFSNRLDYGIKLGAGLDLKSYLVQVSYDYGLYRKMKYEFEDFDVTQTLRNSFLNFTFAYKL
- a CDS encoding NUDIX hydrolase → MDSKKYCYEYPRPSVTTDCVIFGFDGVDLNILLIERGIEPYKGKWAFPGGFVQMDESAEEGAKRELSEETGIKDVFIEQLYTFSDVNRDPRGRVISIAFFALVKTSDYQLLAGDDAIKAQWFKIKDIPALAFDHDLILRIAQNRIKGKIRYQPIGFELLDKKFTMPQLQLLYESILDVKFDRRNFSNKMMKTGLLTQLNEKMENVPHRAPRYLMFDKKKYNELQSSGFNFEI
- a CDS encoding rhodanese-like domain-containing protein, producing the protein MEDKKSKVHYSNEIIEQITSAQLDEVIAKGEFTIIDVRPPQGIESQGEIPTAINIPLDEVKKQIDQRKQKPESILNGEGPFLFACTGGVMSYMAAIHAQENGVKRVYNLEGGHSAWKKLKKSQEENQLI
- a CDS encoding helix-turn-helix domain-containing protein, which encodes MFDSYKHFLETPGYHKIIGEDYLIVEFKCPIKEELFDAWSECHSVIYVLNGQKKWITPSNEFLVKEDQSIFVRKGAFKNQQYFEESFCVLMFFMKDDFIKRCMDSDIEKEMTALQRVDHPEFIYRINVEESLRVLYHSFFSYLKQPQEIPQKIIELKFREMLMNICLDPGNREIKNVLYTLASNSGYTIEQVMEEQYIYNLKVEEYARLCGKSASSFKRYFKKVYDTTPAKWLQTKRLNLARELLLSTDFTVQEICYDCGFESDSHFIRSFKAEYGVTPNAWRVSKTQTV
- a CDS encoding alpha-L-fucosidase yields the protein MNKTLLLLQLIIFQSFISLGQEKKIWDETEAQKTERMQWWTDARFGMFIHWGLYSQPARHEWVMRKEKITVEDYKKYFEIFNPDLYDPSEWARKAKEAGMKYAVITTKHHEGFTLFDSEYTDYKITNTPYGKDAIQEWVDAFRKEGLKIGFYYSLLDWHHPEYAIDRNHPLSPEDEADYKKLNKDRDMNIYREYLKNQVKEILTSYGKIDLLWLDYSFPNPHGKFRDDWGSVELMKMVRELQPEIIVNDRADLKDYAGGWDFTTPEQFKADKWIEYNGKRVPWETCQTFSGSWGYYRDEYTWKNTRQLLTLLIESVSKGGNVLLNVGPTGRGKFDPRVDQALNAMGEWMKFNSRSIYECTQAPEGFVAPPNTILTYNPKNNRLYIHLLDYPLENFLLKDYKDKIKYAQFLHDASEIKITEPYSHWLVKQSFGENDINLKLPVTKPEIEIPVIEVFLKD
- a CDS encoding sulfatase family protein → MMNAPYLLAQQTKPNIIIFISDDQSQMDVGCYGNRDVHTPNMDRLANEGIRFTSAYAATPMCAPSRSNMFTGLYPFRNGSQMNHFALQPNTKTLPDYLKKLGYRVVIAGKVDVYPQPDFEHIGEYFGKYFPVSNRDDPQHISSQFIKYNFKKEGEQPICLIVSTWLPHVPWLNNEDFDPKKLTLPKYLVDTEATREALAAYYQSISAADNLLGELMHALDDTGQQDNTVFMFFSDQGPQFPSAKWTTYKQGLNIPFVVRWPERIKKGAVSDALISLTDLTPTLIDLAGGEAVSELDGNSFKDVLLGNKEEHREYAFAETSVEPHFWYNYVPSRTIITKEGFHYIKNYFPGVRFITHIDKVEQDHFYFDSWIEKAMKDEATKSLLHRYSYRPPEELYDINSDTWELNNLVKQPDHAQKLKELQQILEDELQKQGESESMILHGSLPTFFDRSYQVEQNLSVSNQSFDRTKWNPDTLYISAYIDGLEQNGVLCDYFGRFHLFAQNNKIGINLKNGQKLESKTLDETKGHLLLRLTQAGKLTLKYNDKEVLTSEFKEDYTKIQPGYFSCGLVRDRILPNGEVNVFKGKIYDMRVSINNLQRSPKPH
- a CDS encoding TonB-dependent receptor, whose amino-acid sequence is MKNIFTFLLVLVSLASYSQSDDIVITNEPTDTIFLKETTIQAYRAYESTPVTYKNISKKEIDLLNTGQEPSIILSYTPSINSYSDAGNYQGYSYFRLRGIDQTRVNMTLDGIPLNEPEDQGAYFSNYPDFFNSINSIQIQRGVGTSTNGVASYAGSINFQSPNLLAKQSMVVGANYGSFNTYRLFAEYNSGLQNNKAIYARVSHLNSDGYKYHSGNESNSAFLSAGLFKEKHQLKFTGFIGNQKNELAWIGVPLDTIYKEPRTNADSDEHDNFLQGLMSLQHSWTLDKNLVLNNTVYYNFLDGNYDFDLNNFLGFPSTEEMYNYDFRHNFIGYFSNINWYLDNLKIDAGIHLNTFNRRHIGSERSLGKLYENTGYKNEFSTFVKTRYSINNFVLFGDVQYRHTNFDYEGSVDFEQISWNFINPKVGVSYFLDEETSIYASFGTSGREPTRNDLFNGEDDLLANEDGSAAFTNVEPEEVQNYEAGVKLMHDKWHLLANVYYMNFKNEIVLNGQYGPNGLPLHSNVAKSFRSGVELDFKVKILEDFYYTNTSYYSYNRIQENEIEFSPILTPTVIVNQSVGFQKNALQAGMFFKYQSKSYIDFENSYQTPSYFTIDIFGSYTYKSLDFRVGVNNLTNRTIISNGYIGLDGTPLYFVQAPINFTTGITWKI
- a CDS encoding DsrE family protein, yielding MSTKKKVVVLISKGMDDERASVAWSIANGGIKSGLEVSIFLVSSGVDWVRKGAYNHAHLNPKDPTMKDMIETVIENRCRIMVCPPCSAVRGYTPEDLIDQVELVGSPALHQLILEGAETISI